AGGCGGCTTACCGGTGCGACGCCAAAGACTTTCAGAAGCAAGTGGAGAAAGAAATGCTGCTTAAGAACAAGAACGCCGTGATCTATGGTGGAGGAGGTGCGATCGGCGGTGCTGTCGCGCGCGCGTTTGCCCGCGAAGGCGCGAAAGTCTTCCTTGCCGGTCGCACCCTTGCGAAGCTCGATGCGGTAGCCAGGGAGATCTCCGCCGCAGGAGGAACGGCCGAGACGGCCCAAGTCGATGCGCTCGACCAGAGCGCCGTCGAGAAACACGCCGATGCCGTGGCCGCGAAAGCCGGCAGCATCGACATTGCGCTGAACGCCGTCGGCATCCTGCACGTGCAGGGCCCTCCGCTCGCGGAGCTGTCCTTCGAAGACTATGCGCATCCGATCACGGCGTATACGCGAACGCATTTCCTCACGGCGAAGGCGGTCGCGCGGCACATGGCGAAGCAAGGCTCCGGGGTGATCCTTACGCTGTCGACGCCGGGATCGCGCATGACGGGACAGGGATTCCTGGGCTATGGCGTGACATGCGGCGCCATTGAGACATTTTCGCGCATCCTGGCGGATGAGCTCGGCCCCAACGGCATCCGCGTTCTGTGCCTGCGGCCCGATGCAATCCCCGAAGCGGTGGCCACATCGCACGCCCGTGAAGTCTTCAGTGGCTTCGCGCAGCGGGCCGGCACCACGGTCGAGGCCATGCTGGCGGAACGTGCGCGCACCGGAACGCTGCTTGGACGCTTCCCGACTCTTGCCGAAGTCGCGAACTATGCGGCTTTCGTGGCCTCGGATCGCGCCAGCGCGATGACCGGCGTCATCGCCAATCTGACCTGTGGCTCACTCGTCGACTAACGGCAGCCAGGACGATGTTCTCATGAACCCCAACAGTGGCCCCGGTCACAGCAAGCATCCCGAGCATCGCGTCGTGACCAAGCCGGCGGGCGGGCGCGTGCGGGTGATTTTCAATGGCGAGGTCATTGCCGATACGCGGAATGCAATCAAGCTCGAAGAAAGCGGCTATCCGCCCGTCTACTATGTCCCGCGCCAGGACGTAAAAATGGACTGCCTGACGCGGACCGAGCACCGGACCTATTGCCCGTTCAAGGGCCACGCTTCGTATTACACGTTGTCTTCGGGCGAACGGACAGAGCAGAACGCGGTCTGGAGCTACGAACAGCCGTACGACGAAGTCAGTGTGATCAGGGAACGGCTCGCGTTCTATCCTAACAAGGTCGATCGCATCGAATCGCTCCCGGCCTGAGCAGTGCCCTCCCGCAAGCACGCTTGGCAACAGAATCCTCGTCGTTGCCGAAATCTCCTGGCTGGAATGACGCTAAACTCGCACCGATGCCACCGATCATCGCCATTTCCAACCTGACCAAGACCTACGCTTCGGGCCTGCAGGCGCTGAAGCGCATCGACCTCGGAATCCGCAAGGGCGAGATCTTCGCCCTGCTTGGTCCCAACGGTGCGGGCAAGACCACGCTGATTAGCATCGTCTGCGGCATCGTCACGCCGACCACGGGCACCGTGCTGGTGGACGGCCACGACATCGTTCGCGACTACCGCGAGTGCCGCTCGAAGATCGGTCTCGTACCCCAGGAGTTGCATACCGACATGTTCGAGACGGTGTGGAACACCGTGAACTTCAGCCGAGGGCTGTTCGGGCGTGCGCCCAATGTGGTGCATCTCGAAAAGGTGTTGCGCGACCTGTCGCTCTGGGAAAGGCGCAACGACAAGATCATGACCTTGTCCGGCGGTATGAAGCGCCGCGTGTTGATCGCCAAGGCGCTGGCTCACGAGCCGGAAATCCTGTTCCTGGATGAGCCGACGGCGGGCGTGGACGTGGAGTTGCGGCGCGACATGTGGGGGCTGGTGCAGCGG
The sequence above is drawn from the Betaproteobacteria bacterium genome and encodes:
- a CDS encoding SDR family oxidoreductase, with amino-acid sequence MLLKNKNAVIYGGGGAIGGAVARAFAREGAKVFLAGRTLAKLDAVAREISAAGGTAETAQVDALDQSAVEKHADAVAAKAGSIDIALNAVGILHVQGPPLAELSFEDYAHPITAYTRTHFLTAKAVARHMAKQGSGVILTLSTPGSRMTGQGFLGYGVTCGAIETFSRILADELGPNGIRVLCLRPDAIPEAVATSHAREVFSGFAQRAGTTVEAMLAERARTGTLLGRFPTLAEVANYAAFVASDRASAMTGVIANLTCGSLVD
- a CDS encoding DUF427 domain-containing protein gives rise to the protein MNPNSGPGHSKHPEHRVVTKPAGGRVRVIFNGEVIADTRNAIKLEESGYPPVYYVPRQDVKMDCLTRTEHRTYCPFKGHASYYTLSSGERTEQNAVWSYEQPYDEVSVIRERLAFYPNKVDRIESLPA
- a CDS encoding ABC transporter ATP-binding protein, with the protein product MPPIIAISNLTKTYASGLQALKRIDLGIRKGEIFALLGPNGAGKTTLISIVCGIVTPTTGTVLVDGHDIVRDYRECRSKIGLVPQELHTDMFETVWNTVNFSRGLFGRAPNVVHLEKVLRDLSLWERRNDKIMTLSGGMKRRVLIAKALAHEPEILFLDEPTAGVDVELRRDMWGLVQRLRAGGVTIILTTHYIDEAEEMADRIGVINKGELILVEEKTELMKKLGKKQMTLHLQEPMAAIPAGLSDWRLILKDSGNELEYNFDAREEGTGIPMLLRRLSELGIGFKDLQTRQSSLEDIFVSLVHESA